CTGGTTCTTTTTCTTCCCATTCTCTGGAAAGTTTAATCTTTCTTGGTTCATATTCCATCTCTAATGGGGCTTCTAATTTGTAGACATCAATTTCTTCTTTGGTTGGTCTGACTGGCATTCCTGTTTCTGTGTTTATATATACCCAGATAGAATTGGCATAAGCTAATCGTTCCCCCTGTGTTGTCTTCATGATAAAATTTCTCGTTGCATGAAACTTGTCAAATCCAGATCCCCATGTTCCAACTGTGATCTTTTCACATTCCTCTGGTCTTCTTTCCAAAACGATCTGCCATGAATTCAGGATCCATGCACGTTTCTTATTGGCAAGATATTCTACTCCAACACCAAGTTCTTCAGACTGAAATGCACTGCAGTCCTGGAAATAATCAACCACTGCCGGAATCGATAATCTGCCACTTCTGTCTATTTCACTGTATCGGATTCTGCTGTCAAATGTATACATGTTTTAGCCTTTCTGATCTTCATATATCCTTACTGATCTTGAGAAAAAAACGACGCAGACACTGTTATCGTTATCTGCGCCATTTTATTATTCTATTTCTGAACGATATTTACAATTCTTCCTGGTACATAAATTTCTTTCACGATATTACCGTTTAATTTATCTCCAAGAACTTCCTTAGCTTTCGCAAGAACAGAATCTTTGTCTTCTTCTGCACCGATGACAAGTTTTCCTTTTACTTTACCATTGATCTGAACAACGATCTCTACTTCATCCTCTTTCATAGCTTCTTCATCATATGTTGGCCATGTCTGAGCAAATACGCTGTCCTCATGTCCCATTGCTTCCCATAATTCTTCTGCAATATGTGGTGCAAATGGTGCGAGTAATACAATTGCTGTCTCTAAAGTTTCTTTGTCAACTCCAGATTTCTTAGCCATTGCTGTTAATGTATTGGTATATTCCATAAATCCACTCACAACTGTATTCAAGCTGAAGTTATTTAAACGTGTTGTGATATCGTAGATCAGTTTATGACGTACTTTTAATAATTCTTTATCAGCTTCTACACCTTTGTCTTTCTGATCCATGATAAGTTTGTAGAATCTTGTTAAGAATCTATGCACTCCATCGATACCGCTTTCATCCCATTCAGCATCTAATTCTGGTGGTCCAACGAACAGTTCGTACATTCTTAAGGAATCACATCCATAATCTCTTACAAGATCATCTGGGGATACGACATTTCCTTTGGATTTACTCATCTTGATACCGTTCTTACCTGTGATCATTCCCTGGTTGAACAGTTTGTGGAATGGTTCATCAAAGTCGATCACTCCGATGTCACATAAGAATTTTGTGTAGAATCTTGAATATAACAGATGCAATACAGCATGTTCTACTCCACCGATATACATATCTACTGGTAAGTATTTGTCTGCTTTCTCTCTAGATACTAATTCTTCATTATTCTTGTTATCGATGTATCTTAAGAAATACCATGATGATCCTGCCCACTGAGGCATTGTGTTTGTCTCACGTTTCGCATCCTTACCACATACAGGACACTTACAGTTTACCCAGTCTTCGATGTCTGCTAATGGAGATTCTCCTGTTCCTGTTGGTTCGTATTTCTCAACTTCTGGTAATGTCAATGGTAATTCTTCTTCTGGTACTGGAACTGCTCCACAGTCTGGGCAATGAACGATAGGAATTGGTTCACCCCAGTAACGCTGACGACTGAATACCCAGTCACGTAACTTATAGTTTGTTGTCTTCTTACCGATTCCCATCTCTTCGATGATCTTTGGTGCTTCTTCTTTTAATTCAGAAGATTCTTTTCCATTCCAGTCTCCGGAATTGATCATAATACCAGATGCTTCTGTGTAAGCTTCTTCCATGTTCTCAATCTCTTTACCATCTTTAGCGATAACCTGAATGATCGGAATGTCAAACTTCTTAGCAAATTCAAAGTCACGGTCATCATGCGCTGGTACACACATGATCGCTCCTGTACCGTAATCTGCAAGTACATAATCAGATAACCAGATTGGTACTTTTGCTCCATTGATCGGGTTGATCGCATAGCTTCCTGTAAATACACCTGTCTTTTCTTTATCCTGCATACGGTCTACAGATGATTTTAGGGATGCCTGATAGATATATTCTTCTACTGCTTCTCTTGTCTCATCTGTTGCAAGATCTTTCGCTAATTCATGTTCTGGAGCTAATACCATAAATGTTGCTCCGTGTAATGTATCTGGACGAGTTGTATAAACTGTGATCTCATCATCTCTTCCATCAACTTTGAAGTTAACTTCTGCACCGTGGCTCTTACCGATCCACTCTGCCTGCATCTTCTTAACTTTCTCTGGCCAGTCAAGTTTATCAAGATCAGCTAACAAACGATCTGCATATGCTGTGATCTTTAACATCCACTGTCTTAAGTTCTTCTTGGTTACGTCTGCACCGCAGCGTTCACACTTACCATTTACTACTTCTTCGTTCGCAAGTCCTGTCTTACATGATGGACACCAGTTGATCGGCATCTGTTTCTCGTATGCAAGGCCTTTCTTGAACATCTTTACGAAGATCCACTGTGTCCATTTGTAGAATTCTGGGTCTGTTGTGTTAACTTCCATATCCCAGTCATAGATTGCGGAAATCTCATTGATCTGGCGTTTGATATTCTTAATATTGGCTTCTGTAGAAATACGAGGATGTGTTCCCATCTTGATCGCATAGTTTTCTGCTGGAAGTCCAAATGCATCCCATCCCATTGG
The sequence above is drawn from the Anaerostipes hadrus ATCC 29173 = JCM 17467 genome and encodes:
- a CDS encoding acyl-[acyl-carrier-protein] thioesterase — its product is MYTFDSRIRYSEIDRSGRLSIPAVVDYFQDCSAFQSEELGVGVEYLANKKRAWILNSWQIVLERRPEECEKITVGTWGSGFDKFHATRNFIMKTTQGERLAYANSIWVYINTETGMPVRPTKEEIDVYKLEAPLEMEYEPRKIKLSREWEEKEPVKVQRSWIDSNDHVNNSWYVKTAFEQLPQDLEIRQLRVEYKKQAYEGDILYPRYAREEQRILVALCDEKQKPYAVIECR
- the leuS gene encoding leucine--tRNA ligase, with the protein product MATPYNHKAIEQKWRKHWQEHPVNVNDGKKPKYYCLDMFPYPSGSGLHVGHWRGYVISDVWSRYKLLNGYYVIHPMGWDAFGLPAENYAIKMGTHPRISTEANIKNIKRQINEISAIYDWDMEVNTTDPEFYKWTQWIFVKMFKKGLAYEKQMPINWCPSCKTGLANEEVVNGKCERCGADVTKKNLRQWMLKITAYADRLLADLDKLDWPEKVKKMQAEWIGKSHGAEVNFKVDGRDDEITVYTTRPDTLHGATFMVLAPEHELAKDLATDETREAVEEYIYQASLKSSVDRMQDKEKTGVFTGSYAINPINGAKVPIWLSDYVLADYGTGAIMCVPAHDDRDFEFAKKFDIPIIQVIAKDGKEIENMEEAYTEASGIMINSGDWNGKESSELKEEAPKIIEEMGIGKKTTNYKLRDWVFSRQRYWGEPIPIVHCPDCGAVPVPEEELPLTLPEVEKYEPTGTGESPLADIEDWVNCKCPVCGKDAKRETNTMPQWAGSSWYFLRYIDNKNNEELVSREKADKYLPVDMYIGGVEHAVLHLLYSRFYTKFLCDIGVIDFDEPFHKLFNQGMITGKNGIKMSKSKGNVVSPDDLVRDYGCDSLRMYELFVGPPELDAEWDESGIDGVHRFLTRFYKLIMDQKDKGVEADKELLKVRHKLIYDITTRLNNFSLNTVVSGFMEYTNTLTAMAKKSGVDKETLETAIVLLAPFAPHIAEELWEAMGHEDSVFAQTWPTYDEEAMKEDEVEIVVQINGKVKGKLVIGAEEDKDSVLAKAKEVLGDKLNGNIVKEIYVPGRIVNIVQK